One stretch of Pelmatolapia mariae isolate MD_Pm_ZW linkage group LG3_W, Pm_UMD_F_2, whole genome shotgun sequence DNA includes these proteins:
- the LOC134621039 gene encoding tumor necrosis factor alpha-induced protein 2-like, which produces MSILACWSRFTTWRSPTGQPNDNGPSSTVGHQSPSEEEQPVVNPTFEERLEGQYLFEATQLLIDREKHLFGEITEADALKAHEEAVKKLAADYEAIEKRIEQTVQQSLSLSSEEAVSALISAVKAINLEEEQDQLWRQKCRTPPAWRPKKWKEHHDKVLHELVYSRLERPSSPTGGQVNQSSIQTDIQSMGRQLKEDMEWVVEVVKNCYPPEMDICNFYARLYHQTLSVRLKKIADFVLDDKDCSFLLRWVKEFYPGILEKPCLASNINAKALGNLLPYKLLKPLEEQYLSKQQSDLMIFIGRVLDEAKKEWDQGKEPTRDDGCYTSPVAYDVIQLINGIVTSTHITLRDQHKAQKITSNLTDFMQRYKAFHEDIIRQNKPHSKVFIKANLSCVKQFRDFLIMESHLFSKNVRENCLRVLSEMKQSAHTYLLTPVHKILKPHYKKVGTSDWLKKNTFEKLLCSTEEELQELRGLTQSCHQELIGQLQQEMTVEYVRRLLKGEVKLKDKDRQQKAYMTVKENAEKLHELFARMGSKQDWLKEILTKIAEVLKLQDIPAIQTQIVSLGSAYPGLSKKHVSALLKLKTNLSKADRKIVKTTLSDTLKESRADPGTRKFFSKV; this is translated from the exons atgtCGATCTTGGCCTGTTGGTCACGTTTTACGACCTGGCGAAGCCCCACAGGTCAACCCAACGACAACGGTCCTTCCAGTACTGTTGGACACCAATCACCTAGTGAAGAAGAGCAGCCAGTTG TGAATCCTACTTTTGAGGAACGCCTTGAAGGACAATACCTGTTCGAAGCCACTCAACTGTTGATAGACAGGGAGAAACATCTGTTTGGAGAGATAACCGAGGCTGATGCACTTAAAGCTCATGAGGAAGCAGTAAAAAAGCTTGCTGCAGACTACGAAGCAATTGAAAAACGTATAGAGCAGACCGTGCAGCAGAGTCTTTCTCTCAGCAGTGAGGAAGCGGTGTCTGCTTTGATATCTGCAGTGAAAGCCATCAACCTTGAGGAAGAGCAGGACCAGCTGTGGAGACAAAAATGCCGGACGCCACCAGCCTGGAGGCCCAAGAAGTGGAAGGAGCACCATGACAAAGTGCTTCATGAATTAGTGTATAGTCGTTTGGAGAGGCCATCGAGCCCCACTGGTGGCCAGGTGAACCAGTCCTCGATCCAGACAGACATTCAGTCCATGGGCAGGCAGCTGAAGGAGGACATGGAGTGGGTGGTGGAGGTGGTGAAGAACTGCTACCCACCAGAGATGGACATCTGTAACTTTTATGCAAGACTGTACCATCAAACTTTGAGCGTAAGACTCAAAAAGATTGCAGACTTTGTTCTGGATGACAAGGACTGCAGTTTCCTCCTGCGATGGGTGAAGGAGTTTTATCCAGG AATCCTTGAAAAACCTTGTCTGGCCAGTAATATCAATGCTAAAGCGCTGGGAAACCTGCTTCCTTACAAGTTACTGAAACCTCTGGAGGAGCAGTACCTCAGCAAACAACAG AGCGACCTGATGATTTTTATTGGCCGAGTATTGGATGAAGCAAAGAAAGAGTGGGATCAAGGAAAGGAGCCGACAAGAGATGATGGTTGCTACACCAGTCCTGTGGCCTATGATGTCATCCAG TTGATCAACGGCATCGTGACATCAACACATATAACTCTAAGAGACCAGCACAAGGCCCAGAAAATAACATCCAACCTGACAGACTTCATGCAGAG GTATAAAGCGTTTCATGAAGACATCATAAGGCAGAACAAACCGCACAGCAAAGTTTTCATAAAGGCAAACCTCAGCTGTGTCAAACAGTTCAG GGACTTCCTTATCATGGAGAGCCATCTATTCTCAAAGAATGTGCGGGAAAACTGTTTGAGGGTCCTGTCTGAGATGAAACAGTCTGCCCACACTTATTTATTAACCCCTGTGCACAAGATCCTCAAG CCACACTACAAGAAGGTGGGAACCAGTGACTGGCTGAAGAAGAACACATTTGAGAAGCTGCTGTGTAGCACTGAAGAAGAGCTTCAAGAACTTCGGGGTTTGACTCAATCCTGTCATCAG GAGCTGATTGGTCAGCTTCAGCAGGAAATGACAGTAGAATATGTCCGGAGGCTCCTGAAAGGAGAGGTGAAACTGAAGGACAAGGATCGTCAGCAGAAGGCTTACATGACTGTGAAAGAAAATGCAGAGAAACTGCACGAGCTGTTTGCCAGAATG GGATCCAAACAAGACTGGTTAAAGGAAATCCTGACCAAGATTGCAGAAGTGCTAAAACTCCAAGATATTCCCGCCATACAGACGCAAATCGTTTCACTGGGATCTGCTTATCCCGGCCTCAG TAAAAAACATGTTTCGGCTCTGCTCAAACTCAAGACAAACCTCTCCAAAGCCGACAGGAAAATCGTCAAAACCACTCTGTCGGACACACTGAAAGAGAGCCGTGCTGATCCTGGAACCCGGAAGTTTTTCTCCAAAGTTTAA